The genomic region GGTGGCCTGGGTGAAGAGAACAACCCGGAATGGAAAACCATTGCCATTGACGAAACCACCAACCAGTTGACGGCGCCCAACGGCTCCATCGGCTATCGCTGGGGTGAAAAGGGCAAGTGGAACCTGAAGCAGACTGCCAAAACCGAAGACGTGAACCTGCAGCTGTCGATGGTTGAAAAACACGATGAAGTGGTCGATGTTGCCTTCCCGTACTTCGGTGGCATCAAGCACGATCATTTCAAATCGGTTGAAATCAGCGACACCCTGACCCACAAGTTGGGCAGTCGCAAAGTAGAGTTGGCTGACGGCGGCGAGACTCTTGTAGTCACCGTGTACGACTTAATGATCGCAAACTACGGCATTAGCCGTGGTTTGGGTGACGATGACGGCGCAACTTCCTATGATCAAGTTAAGCCATACACGCCAGCCTGGCAGGAAAAAATTACCGGAGTACCCGCGCACAAAGTAGCGCGTATTGCCCGTGAGTTTGCTGAGACCGCCCACAAAACCAAGGGTCGTTCCATGATTATCGTGGGTGCCGGTATGAACCACTGGTACCACATGGACATGAACTACCGCGCCCTGATCAACATGTTGGTCATGTGCGGCTGTGTCGGCCAGAGCGGTGGTGGCTGGGCCCACTATGTAGGCCAGGAAAAACTGCGCCCGCAAACCGGTTGGCAGCCGTTGGCGTTTGGCCTGGACTGGCAGCGCCCGTCGCGCCAGATGAACGGTACGTCGTTCTTCTACGCTCACTCCGGACAGTGGCGTTACGAGAAGCTGGATGTGAGCGAGATCCTGTCACCACTGGCCGACAAGTCCAAGTTTGGTGGCAGCCTGATCGACTACAACGTGCGTGCCGAGCGCATGGGCTGGTTGCCATCTGCACCGCAGTTTAACCGCAACCCGTTGGGCATAGCAGCCGAGGCTGAGAAAGCCGGCATGGAAGTGCCAGAGTATGTTACTCAGTCGCTGAAAGACGGCTCGCTGGCATTTGCGTCGGAAGACCCAGAAGCACCGGAAAACCACCCGCGTAACATGTTTATCTGGCGTTCTAACCTGCTGGGCTCCTCGGGTAAGGGTCACGAGTACCTGCTCAAGTACCTGCTAGGAACCACCAGCGGTCTGCAAGGCAAAGATCTGGGTCACAACGGAGGTGTTAAACCGCAGGAAGTGAAATGGCACGAAGAGGCGCCGGAAGGCAAGCTCGACTTGCTGGTCACTCTGGACTTCCGCATGTCCACCACCTGCCTGTATTCAGACATAGTTCTGCCGACAGCGACGTGGTACGAGAAGAACGACCTGAATACGTCAGACATGCACCCGTTCATTCACCCGCTGACAGCGGCCACCGATCCGGCGTGGGAGTCCCGCAGCGACTGGGAAATTTACAAAGGCATTGCCAAGTCCTTCTCGAAAGCATCCGAAGGCCACCTGGGTGTCCAGAAAGACGTGGTCACCGTGCCGCTGATGCACGATGCACCGGCCGAGCTGGGCCAGCCGTTTGACGTGAAAGATTGGAAGAAAGGCGAGTGCGAGCTAATTCCAGGAAAAACGGCCCCGAACTTCGTGACTGTAGAGCGGGATTTCCCGAACACCTACGCTCGATTCACCTCCCTTGGCCCGCTGTTGGACACGCTGGGTAACGGCGGCAAGGGTATTAATTGGAATACCGAGAAGGAAGTCAGCTTCCTGAAAGAACTGAACTATACCCACCTTGAGGGTGCTAACGCGGGCCGGCCGAAGATTGAAAGTGCCATTGATGCAGCAGAAGTGATTCTGACTCTGGCGCCGGAAACCAATGGCCACGTGGCGGTGAAAGCCTGGGCTGCGCTCTCGGAGTTCACCGGACTGGATCACAGCCACCTGGCGGCGGGTAAGGCGCACGAAGCAATTCGTTTCCGCGACATCGTGGCGCAGCCGCGCAAGATCATCTCCAGCCCCACCTGGTCTGGCCTGG from Marinobacter sp. LV10R510-11A harbors:
- a CDS encoding nitrate reductase subunit alpha — translated: MSHLIDKLSYFSKKRESFANGHGETHDVNRDWEDSYRQRWQHDKIVRSTHGVNCTGSCSWKIYVKNGLVTWETQQTDYPRTRPDLPNHEPRGCPRGASYSWYMYSANRLKYPLMRKHLMKLWRAARIQFNDPVDAWASIVEDPKKTAEYKPRRGMGGFVRADWNEVNELIGAANVYTAKKHGPDRIIGFSPIPAMSMISYAAGSRYLSLIGGVNLSFYDWYCDLPPASPQTWGEQTDVPESADWYNSSYIIAWGSNVPQTRTPDAHFFTEVRYKGTKTVAITPDYAEVSKLSDEWLNPKQGTDAALGMAMGHVILKEFHIDNPSEYFTDYVRRYTDMPYLVKLDKLEDGRYVPGRFLRASDLVGGLGEENNPEWKTIAIDETTNQLTAPNGSIGYRWGEKGKWNLKQTAKTEDVNLQLSMVEKHDEVVDVAFPYFGGIKHDHFKSVEISDTLTHKLGSRKVELADGGETLVVTVYDLMIANYGISRGLGDDDGATSYDQVKPYTPAWQEKITGVPAHKVARIAREFAETAHKTKGRSMIIVGAGMNHWYHMDMNYRALINMLVMCGCVGQSGGGWAHYVGQEKLRPQTGWQPLAFGLDWQRPSRQMNGTSFFYAHSGQWRYEKLDVSEILSPLADKSKFGGSLIDYNVRAERMGWLPSAPQFNRNPLGIAAEAEKAGMEVPEYVTQSLKDGSLAFASEDPEAPENHPRNMFIWRSNLLGSSGKGHEYLLKYLLGTTSGLQGKDLGHNGGVKPQEVKWHEEAPEGKLDLLVTLDFRMSTTCLYSDIVLPTATWYEKNDLNTSDMHPFIHPLTAATDPAWESRSDWEIYKGIAKSFSKASEGHLGVQKDVVTVPLMHDAPAELGQPFDVKDWKKGECELIPGKTAPNFVTVERDFPNTYARFTSLGPLLDTLGNGGKGINWNTEKEVSFLKELNYTHLEGANAGRPKIESAIDAAEVILTLAPETNGHVAVKAWAALSEFTGLDHSHLAAGKAHEAIRFRDIVAQPRKIISSPTWSGLEDDHVSYSAGYTNVHELIPWRTLTGRQQFYMDHEWMRAFGESLLVYRPPINTKAAAPLLNAKPNGNPEKALNFLTPHQKWGIHSTYSDNLLMLTLSRGGPVVWLSEDDARDIGVEDNDWVEVFNANGALSARAVVSQRVMPGMMMMYHAQERIVNIPGSEITGSRGGIHNSVTRVCPKPTHMIGGYAQFSYGFNYYGTVGSNRDEFVVVRKMKNVDWLDGEGNDTVQEAVK